The nucleotide sequence gtgcaaaaggtaggttatactaaataagccatgtatagttcaagatgagtaaaattgAGCCTATttgtcacttgtttacacgcgttgagccccttgtattgttataggggtatggccatcaaacctgtatcaattatatagctacggcggactcgtctaaccgtgtccgtggtcttaacaacCTGTCAAATGCTCTAGCtagtgaggccgtttagtgtgcggctgccaaagCAGCAGCACGGTCTTCCACGCGCAAGGAGCGCttaatatttccatttactataatgatgccacgtggaccgggcatcttaagcatgagagaagcgtaatgcggtattgcgttaaagcgagcgaaagcttcgcgtctgagtagtgcttgatagccactttgaaatggagcgatgtggaaggttaacttttcgctgcggaagttatcgggaaagccgaatataacttctagtagcagggagcccatgcaatgggcttctcggcctggtgttactcctttaaaggtaatattgctGTGGCTGATTTTTGctaggtctatccccattttgtggactgtatcccgatatatcaggtttaaactactgccgccgtccattaggactcgtgtgaagtgatatccgtcaattatcgggtctaacaccaaggtagCCCATCCCGCAtaccggatacttgccgagtaatcccgatggtcgaaggtgatcggttgggacgacgaGTGGCGGAACTCCACGGTGATAGGCCATGGGGCACGTGTCTCTatgagtgccgcgttgtttttctTTATCACATGTAACACGGTTACTGTTTTGACTTCCGGTGGGaacttcttctgttccccagtgccttgcttgcgaggctcgtcctcgtctttgcttggtgtatccttccccttttgttcggtgttgagcttgccggactgcttgaagacccaacattctctatgggtatgatttgcaggtttgtcgggggtgctgtggatctgacatagtttgtccagaatcttgtttaggctggacagttcatctctgttgcctttggagggcagcttttgctgacttggccgagagcttctgaatccggtgtttaccgccgtgctcttcgggctatcttctttatttcagcgcttgtttttgctgcgtcgcggcttcccgtttccgtccctgacttcggatgtaattgggtcgctggtgctacatcgggctaaccagctgtcatcgcccgtgcaaaagcgggtcatgaggcttgttaatgctgccattgttcttggcttttcttggccgaggtgtctggcaagtcattcgtctcgaatgctgtgtttgaaagctgctaaggcttcggcgtccggacagtcgactatttggttctttttagtgagaaacatgttccaaagctttcgggctgactcttcgggctgttgagttatatgacttaaatcatctgcatccggtggtcggacataggtcccttgaaaatttgcccgaaaagcgtccacgagctcttcccaacttccaattgtgtttgcggggaggcttttaagccagtgccgggctggccctttgagcttgaggggtaagtacttgatggcatggggatcgtctcctcgagccatgtggatatggaggatgtagtcctcaatccagacccgagggtctgtcgttccgtcgtatgcctctatgtttacgggtttgaatccctctggaaattcatggtccagcacctcatcggtgaaacacagggggtgtgcggcacccatgtatttgggtgtaccgtggtgttcggatttttgttgtgttgcattgcgtgctggagcacgctttcctggcccgtagatggatctggttgggccgtccttttgatgcgagtcctcacgtggatcgcgtactggtttGTGTGCGGTGTCGTTTGccactctatgttggccacgaggtcgtctatccgaccggatggctgttttgttttttgattgcgggggctctaaggcctcatcatcgaattcaggtagtagctttcgcttcgggtagctctttgtgtggcgactgccgccataCTTTTCTGCGgcgttgagtactttactccatctgattctgagtgtatCTTCCGCAGCCTTGAGctttcgcttctgctttttcaggctccgcGCGGTGGCGACAAGCCTTTGATGGAGATTTTTCTGCTCCAGGAGCTTGTctggtgtgatgtcatccggactgttatctttgtcggagacgggttgttcggtttgattctccatgtTGCCATCGTCGAACGGTTGTTTAATGccgtgttcgtcgtccgctggctcaccctgctctatcgctgggcctatatgatcgctgtttctgccgaggcgggatttggagcggcgtttacgctgccgctttgactgcttctcgaagGAACGATCCTTCGcggcgtccttccgttcctcgtcgtcgttttctttgggtgtgtccaccatgtatacatcatgggatgaggtggctgtccagtgccctgtgggcagtggttcctattcgtctcctgcatcgtcgtccataccgtcgatgtctttggagttgaaGTCGATCATGTAGGTCAAATCGTCGAcactggctactaagtgggtggtgggtgggcggcgaatttcttcgtcatccgcatcccaatcttgccggacatagttcggccaggtttctcctgacaaggagagggaccttaatgagtttagtatgtcgccgaagggcgagtgctgaaagatatccgcggaggtgaacaccatgatcgacgcccagtcggattcgataggcacgggtgcaggcggttcgaagtcagtggccggggaagaatccggcagtttggcgtcatggctcttgtgaagggtaaggtcagtactcggctcgatcgctgctgaaactgcggcctccgtggtggggtctagCCACCCGTCCACGGATGGCGCCATAGGCTCCGGATTAAGGGTCAGAGCGGTTGTGGGTGCGATCTCCAgagcactgtccgacggcagagctaaatcatgctcatcctGACCGTGcgacgcactcggcaggggctcgaatccgtcgaagatcaagtctctgcggatgtcggctgtgtagtttaagcttccaaacctgacctgatggccaggggcgtaactctcgatctgctccagatggccaagcgagttggcccgcggtgcgaagccgccgaatacaaagatctgtccggggagaaaagtctcaccctggactgcatcgctatcgatgattgaaggagccatcaagcctaacgatgacgacacagaggaactctcaatgaaagcaccaatgtcggtgtcaaaaccggcggatctcgggtagggggtccccaactgtgcgtctaggcggatggtaacaggagacaggggacacgatgtttttacccaggttcgggccctctcgatggaggtaaaaccctactcctgcttgattgatattgatgatatgggtattacaagagttgatctaccacgagatcgaataggctaaaccctagaagctagcctatggtatgattgttgttcttggtcctacggactaaaccctccggtttatatagacaccgtagggggctagggttacacagagtcggttacaaggaaggagatctacatatccgtattgccaagctttccttacacgccaaggagagttccatccggacacgggacgaagtcttcaatctggtatcttcatagtccaacagtccggccaaaggatatagtccggctatccggataccccctaatccaggactccctcaacggtctttggtccaagcttgcgcttctttggaattggcacattgactttcgccaaacaaccccaggttcgtagataagagagttttaatcgtttcttctcccattcctcgaatggagttatctctttattctttgtgggaactcagtttaggacatgacatgcagtcaatatcacctccccccaccatgccttggagagacccgatgtgtctaacatgacgttaaccaaatctgttagagtacaattctttctttcggccaccccatttgactgaggtgaatagggaggcgtcctctcatggattataccatgttccgcacaaaaagcatcaaattcattggaaaaatattCTCCACccgatcggacctaagcctcttgattttttgatcaagttggttttccacttcagctttatagatcttgaaaaagttcaaagcgtcatccttagatttcagaagatacacacggcaatatctagtggagtcatcaattgacgtcatgaaatatttctttccaccttttgtcaaaacaccattcatttcacatagatctgaatgtatgagttctagtggtgcaagatttcttgtttccgcagtcacatgagacttacgaggttgcttagcttgcacacacacttgacacttggatcccttgacagtggtgaaactagggattaagttcaacttcgctagtcgcaacatgcaaccaaagttaacatgacaaagacgtgaatgtcGCACATTTGATTCAGTATTGTTgtaaacatgattaacaactttattgcaaacgtctgataaggataaacgaaacaggcctcctgactcatagcctttaccgacaaaggttccatacttggatattacaaatctattcgactcaaagacaagcttatagccatctctacatagaagagatccgctaacaagatttttattgacgaaggggacataatgcacgttcttcagccgctcgatcttccctgaagtaaacttcagatcgaccgtgccaacacgaCGAACataagcacttgaaccgttgcccatcagcacagttgaagtccctgcggtctaataggatgaaaacatggaaatatcaccacatacatgcacattagcacccgtgtcaatcaaccaatcaggagaatgaaatactgaaagaatagtaggaaatataccatacccagcatccttcatgtcaatgtctccaatgacaacattagcggtcttgccgcctttcccaggatgacgcttgtcatagcgattagggaaactagaagcccaatgatcaggatccacacacacatgacaaacacctttcttcttgtcattcttcttcttgaagttcgtgtgttgcacaaccttgttcttcccatcaaattttgctttaccatcaaatttgcccttgttcttgaacttgtggggctggaagttcttcttctgtaccagattggcactagatcctccctcaatacctcgagcacatgtgtcctttgctctcgccttttcttccacatcaagagtgccaatgagatctgggacggaaaactcctgtctcttatgtttcagtaaggtagcaaagttcatacacgaaggaggaagcttagtgatgatacctccggcaacaaacttgtctagtagcatacaactgaagtgctcaagttctctagcaaatgattgtatctcatgagcttgctcaaccacggagcgctcttcagtcatcctgtaatcatagaatttctCCATGATGTAAAACTCAGTGttagcatccgagaccccaaacttggcctcgagtgcatcccacatatcttttccattatcaattgacgcatacgcatcaactatgttctcaccaagaacactcaagagagcagccttaaacagagtatccattttctaaaaagcttgtgcctgttgagcatcaagctctccttcaggtttgccaagagtggcgtcatagcaactcatcgtttgaaaccataagacttctctcatgtgccacctcttatagtggataccctcaaacatagaaggtctcatggaagcagcaaaaccactcagggtaaattgcctataataacgtttttggattgttggaaatatgatcAATTTTCCGAATGATTTTAttgacagaaatactagataaagcatgactaatatagcagagataaaacaagtcatgcaattcgatagagagaaggtaaatagcatctgtaTATATGAACTAGAACCGAACACATCTAGAACGGACACTAGAGCAAGAAGTTGTGACAGAACCTCTAACAGAAAGAGTATGAGAACATACGGAACGGGAGCAGATGCACCggtcttggggtcggtgtcctcgccagccatgtcgtcgaggaggttgtcgacgtcggggaagaagtcgtcgttggggaagtagtcgtcggagtccggggcgtccgtgacgaagaagtcagtagtcgcgctgagcgctccccaaaaatcttatcacccttctcccgtacaggactcaaaaggtgcggttccggaggcctactgtctcgacctgcggtgcacgccgcaagccgggatggggaagaacgtagtAGCAGtggcgcagtgctcaggaacttgaggcgagaggaagaagaggttctggtgcgtctctctgagaagagcgacctcccttttataggcgcaggagaaggaggcgagaggctgcaccgggagctgaagagaacgagggagacgaaacgaacaggcggcaggcgaagaggtgcgccgttTGTATTCAATCTCTAGTACAGCAAAAACatttcagcttccgtgtgacctttcgtatacccgtcgtgcgtggcaaaattTAGACATccgctcattcccgcaacccgcagcgaggcgggcggcggaggaggagcacgcgtggatgtccctcttgttctcatcctcatacatgtggagaaaaAGCCTctcttataaagaggtccaactccctctaaactagcaatgtgggactaaactttagttccacctcttgacttgcacgaatgggctgcgtgggtctttaggatttattaagaatttcttaaactgctattgggctaggtcCAAAATAGAGAAAATTCAGCAAAGACCTAGTTAACTATCCAGTTCATCACACACACGTAAATGGTGGGCATGGCAACCAACCCCTTCCCTACTTCATGCAAACACAGGAAGGTGCTTCAATTTGCACTAATCAAGAGCTAGACTATGACCATCCTCACAGAATGGTAGCGCTCGAAGGCGTCGAGCTGGAGCTCGGCCCCCGGGCTCCCAAGGCGACCAAGGTCGACTACCTCAGCTCGCCGTACAACGCCTCATGGCCGCCTGCGCAGGCCGACTTCGAGTCGTCGCGGGTCAGGAAGACGAAGCAGTTCCGCGACGTCCTTGAGACCTGCAAGCagaaggtggaggccatggaggctTTGGAGCACTCGCCGCCGGTGGCCGGTGGTGGATATGAGGAACAAGCAGGTGAGGCTGTGGTCGCTGTAGGAGATGTCGGGGCCGGTGGCGGTGGCAGCGGGGCTGACGGCATGCGGCTCATGCAGCTTCATGTTGCATGCGCCGAGGCGGTGGCGTGCCGCGACCGCGCACAGGCGGCGGCGCTGCTGCGCGAGCTCCAGGTCGGCGCGCCCGTGCACGGCACGGCGTTCCAGTGCGTCGCGTCGTGCTTCCTGCAGGACCTGGCGGACCGGCTGGCCCTGGCGCACCCGCCGGCCCTGGGCCCGGCGAGCATGGCGTTCAGTGTCTCGCGGTCGTCGTGCCTTGACGGAGCTCGCGGCGAGGCGCTCGCCGTGGCGTACGAGCTGTGCCCGTACCTGCGCTTCGCGCACTTCGTGGCGAACGCGTCCATCCTGGAAGCCTTCGATGGAGAGAGCAACGTCCATGTGGTTGATCTTGGCATGACAATGGGCCTGAACCGCGGCCACCAGTGGCGTCACCTGCTCGACGGCCTTGCAACGCGGGCCGGCGGCAAGCCGGCACGCGTGCGCGTCACCGGCGTCGGCGCCCGCGTGGACACCATGAGGGCCGTCGGGCGCGAGATCGAGGCGTACCCGGGGGAGCTCGGGATGTGCCTCGAGTTCAGGGCCATCGACCGCACCCTGGAGAGCCTCCACGTTGACGGTCTCTGCATCGATGCCCACGAGGCCGTCGCCATCAACAGCGTCCTGGAGCTGCCCTGCGTGGTGAAGGAGAGCCGCAGCGCGCTCAACTCCATGCTGCAGACCATCCGCAAGCTGTCGCCCAAGGCATTCGTGCTCGTGGAACAGGACGCCGGACACAACGGGCCATTCTTCCTCGGGCGGTTCATGGAGGCGCTCCACTACTACGCCGCCTTGTTCGATGCGCTGGACGCGGCTCTCCCGCGCTCCGACGCCCGCCGCGCGCGCGTGGAGCAGTTCTACTATGGCGCCGAGATCCGCAACGTGGTCGGGTGCGAGGGCGCGGCGCGCGTGGAGCGGCACGAGCGCGCGGACCAGTGGCGGCGCCGCATGAGCCGCGCGGGCTTCCAGTCCATGCCGATCAAGATGGCGGCCAAGGCGCGGGAGTGGCTGGAGAAGGCCGGCGGCAGCGGGTACACGGTGGCCGAGGAGAAGGGGTGCCTAGTGCTTGGATGGAAGGGCAAGCCCGTCATCTCCGCCTCGTGCTGGAAATGCTAGAGACACTGATCACAGCCTCTCGCCGGCCGGACATTTCTGCGGACCACTTCACAATGTCCATTGGACGCGTCTAGTGGGCGGCGGACTGCCCACTAGTATGATCCAGTGGCCGGCTAAATAAGGAAAGTACCTGTCTCTTTCACgttcagaaaaagaaaatgaaggaaacagcCACCCGATCGGGCCTCACTCGCACTAGGGCCTGTTTGGACAGCCGCTCCATGCATGTGTTTAGTGCCTGCATGCCGATGCATTAAATGTTTCTCATGTTCGTCATTTATGCATTAATTTTTGGTTTTTAAAATTATAAAAGACATATCTTCTAAACCGCGTGTCGAAATTCAGATCTATTTTCATCATTGAAACCCTCACGACGTGCTCTTCAAAAGTAGATTCCGTATGAGGATGTTTCAACGAACTAGtattcctgccaactaaacatcaatatgtgtgcaactagactacattgccgcgccaactgagcatatataTGTGCCAGTAGTCCttccaactaaatatcaatgtgtgtgcaactagactacattgccgcaccaattgagcatatgtgtgtgcaactagtgtcctgccaactaaacatcaatgtgtgtgcaactagactagattgccgcgccaactgagcatatgtgtgtgccaaatcgtcctgccaactaaacatcaatgtgtgtgcaactagactatattGTCGCGCCAACTGATCATATGTGTGTGCCaaatagtcctgccaactaaacatccaTGTATGTGTAACTAGACTAAATTATAAGCCAACTGAGCACATATGTGTGCAACTAttcttcctgccaactaaatatcaatatatgtgcaactagactacattacaagccaactaaataTTAATatatgtgcaactagactacattacaaaaGGAGGTTGCATATCGACTTTCGTCGAGGTAATAGACTAGTTGCACATCAAAGTTATCGTGGTTGCTAGGTTGCAACCTCATACGAAGGTGCAGCTCTAAACATTAGTTTTGGAAAACAGTTGCACAATGTAGTATTAAAGTTGCACAATacagtactaaagttgcacaaaTATATTATCAAAGTTGGCATCAAATTTTTTTCATTGATACATATCCATATGGGATCTGCTTTCAAAGATTTCGTCACGACGAACCCAACGGTGAAGACGAATCTGAATTCCGACACGTGGTTtgaaagatatgatttttaaaaaatTAAAGAACCGGAATAAATATACGTGAATCTGCTTTGTTGTTCCCCGGATATAATAAATCTGAAAGCATTTAATGATCAATCGCATGCACTAACAGAAAAAAACCTCGCATGCATGTGTATGGCGGAGCCGGCCGCTCGTTCTTTCCGTTTAGCGTGCAACCACTTTTTAGATTTTGGGATGTCCATACTATCCATGAATGGACTCGATGTGAGATTGTGAGGTGATGAGGTGAGAGCCCGGGAAGAAAGAATATCTACATATAGAGTGAATAAATAAATAGAAGCTCACATGAGGAGTATGCGTAGAGGATGTTCAAGGTATTGCGTGTGCTTGAACACTTGTATAAATTATTATTGTAAGGCCCTTCACATAGTGATCGTACCGCTTGACAATTTTTGTATATGTATTTTGGCTGATCGATATAATTCCTTTCAAAACTTTTTCGTTCTCTCCACTTGATTTTAATTTTAAGAATAAATAAATAGCACTACTTTTTACACTGCAAATGTGACGATTTTATTATAGGTCTCAGTTGTCTTTGAGTTTTTTTAGATTTATTACGGTATCATGGTACTCCATGAGTGTGGTTTAGAACACCAACTAAATCCAGCCATTGATATTGAAGTGTATTATAAACTTTTTGTATTCCGTGTTTGTTTAACCTATGTCCACTAAGTTTTTGTAAACAACCGCTGCTAACTGTTGAACATTAATCTAGAGGCATATTGCCCAATTCGCCATGTTCCATTATGTGGTTCATGTAAGGTAAAACTAGCGTGATTATTAATTAAAATTGGATCACTAGTGATTTATGATTTTGTGTTTCTTCTTACCCTTGGAGCAAACAAAGGATCAATCAGCTTGATTGATCCTAACGCAAAAGGCAGGTCAATCCAAACCGTATGTACTTAGTGGACACAAGAGTTGACCATTAGCTAGCCATTACCCTAACCATATACTTTGTTATGTTGCGTATATATTTAAGGGAAAGGGTCGGTGCAAAAAAGGGGAAAGTGTTAATGCCAATCTACCTTACGAAGATGAAATGATGAAGGAAGATATATTGCTCTCCATAATCTTACATATTACTGTTAGAAGGTCTACTCGGTTGGAATGTTGTACTTGGCTCAAAGCTAGTGTGGTGACCTATGACCAGTTGGTACAAATTGGTCTCAACCGAACAAGAGATATCCATCGCTAGAAGAAGTGGAGTCTCAACAGCCCATAACTAGGTATGCACTTGCACAAGAGAGAACGATGATGCCACTATAAGCATGGTCGTTCTTGCCAAAAAGAAGTTCAATTGATATAGATCGGAGGGAGTAACAAATAAATTCTCTCCATATCCATATCACAGATTTGAGGATTACAAATCTTATAAAAAAATTCTATTGACGATATTcaatttgaaaatatattttttgaGTTGTAAACTCTCTTGTTGAAATACACAGGACAAACACGGACGCTCACATACATGCCCATACACTCATAAGTTGTAAACTTCTTGAGAAAATATCTATATGTCTGATTTCTTCTTTCTTATCATGTAATTAAACACCTACATAAGCATATTAAGTTGATTATCAGCCACTTTGGACATACTGAAAATGACGTTCTTCCATTTGCGAGCGGTAATATGTTTGTTCAATATTATAAGATAAGATGATATATTGTTATTTAATTTATGTGATAAGATGGAACTATTTCATATAATTAAGAAGAGACACACAATTGTTAGTAATTTAAGTTTATAACATAAGATGCTAGTATGAGATAAGATGCTGCTTATTTGCTATCTTTACATTCAACTAATCAGTTAATATGCTACTGGTTTGCCGTTGTTAAGTTGAACTGATGCCATTGTTAGATAAGACGTAGTCATTAGTAATTTAGTTTTATAACGTAAAATGATGTAAGATAAGAGCTGATGTTTTGCTGGTTACATCCAACTACTTTTTACCAGGACATCCAACTTACTAAAATGAAATGCTAGCGGGTTTGTTAAATTTTGTCATTGTTG is from Triticum aestivum cultivar Chinese Spring chromosome 3A, IWGSC CS RefSeq v2.1, whole genome shotgun sequence and encodes:
- the LOC123057069 gene encoding GRAS family protein RAD1-like, with amino-acid sequence MQTQEGASICTNQELDYDHPHRMVALEGVELELGPRAPKATKVDYLSSPYNASWPPAQADFESSRVRKTKQFRDVLETCKQKVEAMEALEHSPPVAGGGYEEQAGEAVVAVGDVGAGGGGSGADGMRLMQLHVACAEAVACRDRAQAAALLRELQVGAPVHGTAFQCVASCFLQDLADRLALAHPPALGPASMAFSVSRSSCLDGARGEALAVAYELCPYLRFAHFVANASILEAFDGESNVHVVDLGMTMGLNRGHQWRHLLDGLATRAGGKPARVRVTGVGARVDTMRAVGREIEAYPGELGMCLEFRAIDRTLESLHVDGLCIDAHEAVAINSVLELPCVVKESRSALNSMLQTIRKLSPKAFVLVEQDAGHNGPFFLGRFMEALHYYAALFDALDAALPRSDARRARVEQFYYGAEIRNVVGCEGAARVERHERADQWRRRMSRAGFQSMPIKMAAKAREWLEKAGGSGYTVAEEKGCLVLGWKGKPVISASCWKC